A window of Roseovarius sp. THAF27 contains these coding sequences:
- a CDS encoding response regulator — protein MKVLVLEDDPLLQIDLAEVLEIMGHEVVGPFSEEDPAMRSCDASLPDAAFVDYNLGKDRNSSDFARRLFRDGVNFAFLTAHGRQHLPSDLHEVLVIEKPYTEADLEKFLGAVRN, from the coding sequence ATGAAGGTTCTCGTACTTGAAGACGATCCCCTTTTGCAGATTGATCTCGCAGAGGTCCTGGAAATCATGGGGCACGAGGTGGTCGGCCCCTTCAGCGAGGAAGACCCGGCCATGCGGTCGTGCGATGCGTCCCTTCCGGATGCAGCGTTCGTCGACTACAACCTTGGCAAGGACCGCAACAGTTCCGACTTTGCGCGGCGGCTGTTTCGGGACGGTGTAAATTTCGCGTTCCTGACGGCCCATGGACGCCAGCATCTGCCATCCGACCTGCACGAGGTTCTGGTGATCGAGAAGCCTTACACCGAAGCGGATCTGGAGAAGTTCCTGGGCGCCGTGCGGAATTGA
- a CDS encoding response regulator, which yields MALSSVLVVEDDPVICVGLEVALSDAGCQSLKSACSYEDALAAINARSFDYCILDLDLGNSFKGPFPNEPEGRRLLAILQSRGVSTVVYSGILDEQRRIRDLDPSVITIDKTEPAQTVIEALGRFKRSNSALA from the coding sequence ATGGCACTGTCTTCGGTCCTTGTCGTCGAGGACGACCCGGTGATCTGTGTCGGGCTGGAGGTCGCTCTGAGCGATGCCGGCTGCCAGTCACTGAAAAGCGCGTGCAGCTACGAAGACGCGCTTGCCGCCATCAACGCGCGGTCCTTCGATTACTGCATTCTCGACCTGGATCTCGGCAATTCCTTCAAAGGTCCGTTTCCCAACGAGCCGGAAGGCAGGCGCCTGCTTGCGATACTGCAGTCACGCGGCGTTTCCACCGTCGTTTACAGCGGCATCCTGGATGAGCAGCGGCGTATCCGGGATCTGGATCCATCGGTGATCACGATCGACAAGACCGAGCCTGCACAGACGGTGATCGAGGCGCTTGGTCGTTTCAAACGCTCGAACAGCGCTCTCGCCTGA
- the msrB gene encoding peptide-methionine (R)-S-oxide reductase MsrB, translated as MTYQKTEDAVARLTPEQYRVTQENGTERPFTGEYNDNKAAGIYVDIVSGEPLFASSDKFESGCGWPSFTKPIEPAHVTELRDASLGMVRTEVRSAHGDSHLGHVFPDGPQDRGGLRYCINSASLRFIPRDEMEAEGYGDYLDQVEDV; from the coding sequence ATGACCTACCAGAAAACAGAAGACGCCGTGGCGCGGCTGACGCCGGAGCAGTACCGCGTGACGCAGGAGAACGGCACCGAGCGGCCCTTCACCGGCGAATACAACGACAACAAGGCGGCGGGCATCTACGTCGACATCGTCTCTGGCGAGCCGCTGTTCGCCTCGTCCGACAAGTTCGAGAGCGGCTGCGGCTGGCCCAGTTTCACCAAGCCGATCGAACCCGCCCACGTGACCGAGCTGCGAGACGCCTCGCTTGGCATGGTCCGCACCGAGGTGCGCAGCGCCCATGGCGACAGCCATCTCGGCCACGTCTTTCCCGACGGGCCGCAGGACCGCGGCGGCCTGCGATACTGCATCAACTCGGCCTCGCTGCGGTTCATCCCGCGTGACGAGATGGAGGCCGAAGGCTATGGTGACTACCTGGATCAAGTGGAGGACGTGTAA
- the msrA gene encoding peptide-methionine (S)-S-oxide reductase MsrA — protein MAEERAVLAGGCFWGMQELIRKMPGVGKTRVGYTGGDVPNATYRNHGTHAEGIEIWFDPDKISYRQILEFFFQIHDPTTLNRQGNDMGMSYRSAIYYVNDAQKAVAEDTIADVNASGLWPGKVVTEVEPVGDFWEAEAEHQDYLVRFPAGYTCHFPRPDWVLPRRDAAE, from the coding sequence ATGGCTGAGGAACGCGCAGTGCTGGCCGGCGGATGCTTCTGGGGCATGCAGGAGCTGATCCGCAAGATGCCCGGCGTGGGCAAGACCCGTGTCGGCTACACCGGGGGCGACGTGCCCAACGCCACCTATCGCAACCACGGCACCCATGCCGAGGGGATCGAGATCTGGTTCGACCCTGACAAGATCAGCTATCGGCAGATCCTGGAGTTCTTCTTCCAGATCCACGACCCGACCACGCTGAACCGGCAGGGCAACGACATGGGCATGAGCTATCGTTCGGCGATCTACTATGTGAACGACGCGCAAAAGGCCGTGGCCGAGGACACGATTGCGGATGTGAACGCCTCGGGCCTGTGGCCCGGCAAGGTCGTGACCGAGGTCGAGCCCGTGGGCGATTTCTGGGAGGCCGAGGCCGAACACCAGGATTACCTTGTGCGGTTTCCGGCCGGATACACCTGCCATTTCCCGCGCCCCGACTGGGTGCTGCCGCGGCGCGACGCGGCGGAATAG
- a CDS encoding C4-dicarboxylate TRAP transporter substrate-binding protein, which yields MNKMIGAGVTAALSFAFAGEALAVEWNVSVWGKRRAFTEHVEKLAELVAEKTDGEFTMNVSYGGLSKNKENLDGISIGAFEMAQFCAGYHPDKNRVITVLELPFLGVTNLDEEVAVSTAVYNHPAAAEEMAQWNAKLLMTSPMPQYNLVGTGEPRDELADFEGMRVRATGGLGEAFKAVGAVPTSVTATEAYQAMESGVVDTVSFAQHAHLSFGTINQADWWTANLNPGTVNCPVVVNIDAYEGLSDEHREALDSSVPEALDHYLANYAELLKRWDSVLEEKGVEKVMIDDSVKEEFKAQAADPAREAWIEEMEAQGLPGQELYDLVQSTLEEQRASN from the coding sequence ATGAACAAGATGATCGGAGCCGGCGTCACCGCCGCGCTGTCCTTTGCGTTTGCCGGAGAAGCCTTGGCCGTCGAATGGAACGTGTCCGTGTGGGGCAAGCGCCGTGCCTTCACCGAGCATGTCGAGAAGCTGGCCGAGCTGGTCGCGGAAAAGACCGACGGCGAGTTTACCATGAATGTCAGCTATGGCGGGCTGTCGAAGAACAAGGAGAATCTTGACGGGATTTCCATCGGTGCCTTCGAGATGGCCCAGTTCTGTGCCGGCTATCACCCCGACAAGAACCGCGTGATCACCGTGCTGGAGCTGCCGTTCCTGGGTGTCACCAACCTCGATGAAGAGGTCGCCGTGTCCACTGCCGTGTACAACCACCCGGCCGCCGCCGAGGAGATGGCGCAGTGGAATGCCAAGCTGCTGATGACCTCGCCGATGCCGCAATACAACCTTGTCGGCACGGGCGAGCCGCGTGACGAACTGGCCGATTTCGAAGGGATGCGGGTGCGCGCCACCGGCGGCCTTGGCGAGGCGTTCAAGGCGGTGGGGGCGGTGCCCACCTCGGTGACCGCGACCGAAGCCTACCAGGCGATGGAATCGGGCGTCGTCGACACGGTGTCGTTCGCGCAGCACGCGCATCTGAGCTTTGGCACGATCAACCAGGCGGACTGGTGGACGGCCAACCTGAACCCCGGCACGGTGAATTGCCCGGTGGTGGTGAACATCGACGCCTATGAAGGGCTGAGCGACGAACACCGCGAGGCGCTGGACAGCTCGGTGCCAGAGGCGCTGGACCACTACCTGGCCAATTATGCCGAGCTTCTGAAGCGCTGGGACAGCGTTCTGGAGGAAAAGGGCGTCGAGAAAGTGATGATCGACGACAGCGTGAAGGAAGAGTTCAAGGCGCAGGCCGCGGACCCTGCGCGCGAAGCCTGGATCGAGGAAATGGAAGCGCAGGGCCTGCCGGGCCAGGAGCTGTATGACCTCGTGCAGAGCACGCTGGAAGAGCAACGCGCGTCGAACTGA
- a CDS encoding TRAP transporter small permease subunit: MAGASTVLSDSSLLSRLDRALLPVERFMALLSGIAAFSLMFLAAYSVGGRKFFDAPLAGYVDYIEVLMPLIAIMGISYVQREGGHIRMDILIGNLHGRLLWLLEFITVLLVLVLMIALVWGAWAHFDRSFDCARPLCSRDSTIDIGLPVWPAKLVVPVAFGVLVLRLILQAVGYARAFALGLERPVAVPLTLSVAEQAALEAEQLEGRD, translated from the coding sequence ATGGCGGGGGCTTCGACCGTCCTGAGCGACAGCAGCCTGCTGAGCCGACTGGACCGCGCGCTGCTGCCGGTGGAGCGGTTCATGGCGTTGTTGAGCGGGATTGCTGCATTTTCCCTCATGTTTCTGGCAGCTTACTCGGTAGGTGGGCGCAAGTTCTTCGACGCGCCGCTGGCGGGATACGTGGATTACATCGAGGTGTTGATGCCGCTGATCGCGATCATGGGCATCTCATACGTGCAGCGCGAGGGCGGGCATATTCGCATGGATATCCTGATCGGGAACCTGCACGGTCGCCTGCTTTGGCTGCTGGAGTTCATCACGGTTCTGCTGGTGCTGGTTCTGATGATCGCGCTGGTCTGGGGGGCCTGGGCGCATTTCGACAGGTCCTTCGATTGTGCAAGGCCCTTGTGTTCGCGCGACAGCACGATCGATATCGGCCTGCCGGTATGGCCTGCGAAACTGGTCGTCCCGGTCGCGTTCGGCGTGCTGGTGCTGCGCCTGATTCTGCAGGCGGTGGGATATGCGCGTGCCTTTGCGCTTGGCCTCGAGCGGCCCGTGGCGGTGCCGCTGACGCTGTCGGTGGCCGAGCAGGCCGCGCTTGAAGCCGAACAACTGGAAGGGCGCGACTGA
- a CDS encoding TRAP transporter large permease produces the protein MDPITIGLWTTGFMLVMVVIGMRVAFAAGLAGFVGLIVIFWSKKDFGGEDFWWALTVAVKTAGQVPHSKVSANALSLIPTFILIGYLAYYAGLTRALFEAAKRWIAWVPGGLAVSTVFATAGFAAVSGASVATAAVFARIAIPEMLKIGYNKQFAAGVVAAGGTLASLIPPSAILVIYAIIVEQDVGKLLLAGFIPGAFSALVYAALIIGIALIFKSVGPPVGGFTWREKFASLPSALPIVAVVVIIIFFVYNPFGDAWGTPTEGGAVGAFIVFLMALWRGMRLRELKSALIETAKLTVMIFTIIWGVLIYVRFLGFADLPGAFADWITSLTVSPMLILICILLAYAVLGMFMDAIGMLLLTLPVVYPAVMALNGGEFVSVEDSAFGMSGEMCAIWFGILVVKMAEFCLITPPIGLNCFVVAGVRPDLSVQDVFKGVMPFFIADAVTIGLLVAFPIIVLWLPGLA, from the coding sequence ATGGATCCGATCACCATCGGGCTGTGGACCACCGGATTCATGCTGGTAATGGTGGTCATCGGGATGCGCGTGGCCTTTGCGGCGGGGCTTGCGGGCTTTGTCGGGCTGATCGTCATCTTCTGGTCCAAGAAGGATTTCGGCGGCGAGGATTTCTGGTGGGCGTTGACGGTGGCGGTCAAGACCGCGGGGCAGGTGCCGCATTCCAAGGTGTCGGCGAACGCACTTTCCCTGATCCCGACCTTCATACTGATCGGGTACCTGGCCTATTACGCGGGCCTGACACGCGCCTTGTTCGAGGCCGCCAAGCGGTGGATCGCCTGGGTGCCCGGGGGCCTGGCCGTGTCGACGGTTTTCGCCACTGCCGGTTTTGCGGCGGTGTCGGGGGCGTCGGTGGCCACGGCGGCGGTGTTTGCCCGTATAGCTATCCCCGAAATGCTTAAGATTGGGTATAACAAACAGTTCGCTGCTGGCGTGGTGGCCGCCGGGGGCACGCTGGCGAGCCTGATTCCACCCTCGGCCATCCTGGTGATCTATGCGATCATCGTGGAGCAGGACGTGGGCAAACTGCTGCTTGCGGGGTTCATCCCCGGCGCGTTCTCGGCGCTGGTCTATGCGGCGTTGATCATCGGGATCGCGCTGATCTTCAAGTCCGTGGGGCCGCCGGTGGGCGGGTTCACCTGGCGCGAGAAATTCGCCTCCTTGCCCTCTGCGCTGCCGATCGTGGCGGTGGTCGTGATCATCATCTTCTTCGTCTACAACCCCTTTGGCGATGCCTGGGGCACGCCCACCGAAGGCGGCGCGGTGGGGGCGTTCATCGTGTTCCTGATGGCGCTGTGGCGCGGCATGCGGCTGCGCGAGTTGAAATCGGCGCTGATCGAGACCGCGAAGCTGACGGTGATGATCTTCACCATCATCTGGGGCGTGCTGATTTACGTGCGATTCCTGGGGTTTGCGGACCTGCCGGGGGCGTTTGCCGACTGGATCACGTCGCTGACCGTGTCGCCGATGCTGATCCTGATCTGCATCCTGCTGGCCTATGCCGTGCTGGGCATGTTCATGGACGCGATCGGAATGCTGCTCTTGACGTTGCCGGTGGTCTATCCGGCGGTCATGGCGCTGAACGGGGGCGAGTTCGTCAGCGTCGAGGACAGCGCCTTCGGCATGTCGGGCGAGATGTGCGCGATCTGGTTCGGGATCCTCGTGGTCAAGATGGCGGAGTTCTGTCTGATCACGCCGCCCATCGGTCTGAACTGCTTCGTGGTGGCCGGGGTGCGCCCGGACCTGAGTGTGCAGGACGTGTTCAAGGGGGTGATGCCGTTCTTCATCGCCGATGCGGTGACGATCGGGCTGCTGGTGGCGTTTCCGATCATCGTGCTGTGGCTGCCGGGGTTGGCGTAG
- a CDS encoding alpha-ketoacid dehydrogenase subunit alpha/beta, which yields MDRARIVHDNFLSRTASGDLPPGRDPSGPLDADTARLIFRAQCLSRALDAQARVMQKAGQGYYTIGSSGHEGLAAVAAALRPTDMAFLHYRDAAFQIARALQVGHQDITMDMALSFACSSEDPISGGRHKVLGSKALNIPPQTSTIASHLPKAVGTAYSLGLARRHAPEHEQLPRDSIVMASFGDASANHASAQAAFNTAAWTAYQNVPLPMLFVCEDNGIGISVKTPKGWIAANFAHHPGLTYVACDGLDIYDTYATAQRAAHHARTHRQPVFLHIRTVRLYGHAGADVPTTYLPKSEVEADEANDPLLHSVRLLQSAGILTPQDARTLYTDTCAEVEKTCDTAATRPRLQTAKDVMASLIPPKRTCASTNGPTPEARAAAFGPDLKAMDEPQILSRHINWALTDLMLTHPEIICMGEDVGRKGGVYGVTQKLQARFGPARVIDSLLDETSILGIGIGMAHNGILPIPEIQFLAYLHNAEDQLRGEAATLPFFSNGQYTNPMVLRIAGLGYQKGFGGHFHNDNSIAVLRDIPGLILACPSTGADAARMLRECVRLAREEQRLVVFLEPIALYPMRDLAEPGDNAWLTPYPDPSETIPLGQVGQHGDGTDLAIVTFGNGHHLSRQAQAQLDTDGIKTRVIDLRWLSPLPGPALLDAVAGCKRILIVDETRHSGGVAEALMALFTEHTDIPHSRLTATDSFIATGPAYAATMPSADTILATARSLCRD from the coding sequence ATGGACCGCGCCCGGATCGTGCACGATAATTTCCTGTCCCGCACCGCTTCGGGAGACCTGCCCCCGGGCCGCGACCCATCGGGCCCGCTCGACGCCGACACCGCCCGCCTGATCTTCCGTGCGCAATGCCTCTCCCGCGCGCTCGACGCCCAGGCCCGCGTCATGCAGAAAGCCGGCCAAGGGTACTATACGATCGGCTCCTCGGGACACGAGGGGCTCGCCGCCGTCGCCGCCGCCCTGCGCCCCACCGACATGGCCTTCCTGCATTACCGCGACGCCGCCTTCCAGATCGCCCGCGCCCTGCAGGTGGGCCATCAGGACATCACAATGGACATGGCCCTCTCCTTCGCCTGCTCCTCCGAGGATCCCATCAGCGGCGGCCGTCACAAGGTGCTGGGGTCAAAGGCGCTCAACATCCCGCCCCAGACCTCCACCATCGCCAGCCACCTGCCCAAGGCCGTCGGCACCGCCTACTCCCTCGGCCTCGCCCGCCGTCACGCGCCCGAACATGAACAACTGCCCCGCGACAGCATCGTCATGGCCAGTTTCGGCGACGCATCGGCCAATCACGCCAGCGCCCAGGCCGCCTTCAACACCGCCGCCTGGACCGCCTACCAGAACGTGCCCCTGCCAATGCTTTTCGTATGCGAGGACAACGGCATCGGCATCTCGGTCAAGACCCCCAAGGGCTGGATCGCCGCCAATTTCGCCCATCACCCGGGCCTGACCTACGTGGCCTGCGACGGGCTGGATATCTACGACACCTACGCCACGGCCCAGCGCGCCGCTCACCACGCCCGCACACACCGCCAGCCGGTCTTCCTGCATATCCGCACCGTGCGCCTCTACGGTCATGCCGGCGCCGACGTGCCCACCACCTACCTGCCCAAATCCGAGGTCGAGGCCGACGAGGCCAACGACCCCCTCCTGCACTCCGTCCGCCTGCTGCAAAGCGCCGGCATCCTGACCCCGCAGGACGCCCGCACCCTCTACACCGACACCTGCGCCGAGGTCGAAAAGACCTGCGATACCGCCGCCACCCGCCCCCGCCTGCAAACGGCCAAGGACGTCATGGCCTCCCTCATCCCGCCCAAGCGGACATGCGCCTCCACCAACGGCCCCACGCCCGAGGCCCGCGCGGCAGCCTTCGGCCCCGACCTCAAGGCGATGGACGAGCCGCAGATCCTGTCGCGCCACATCAACTGGGCGCTCACCGACCTCATGCTCACCCACCCCGAAATCATATGCATGGGCGAGGATGTGGGCCGCAAGGGCGGCGTCTACGGCGTCACGCAAAAGCTGCAAGCCCGCTTCGGCCCCGCCCGCGTGATCGACAGCCTGCTCGACGAAACCTCGATCCTCGGCATCGGCATCGGCATGGCCCATAACGGCATTCTGCCGATCCCCGAAATCCAGTTCCTCGCCTATCTCCACAACGCCGAGGACCAGTTGCGCGGCGAGGCCGCCACCCTGCCCTTCTTCTCCAACGGCCAATACACCAACCCCATGGTCCTCCGCATCGCGGGGCTGGGGTACCAGAAAGGCTTCGGCGGGCACTTCCACAACGACAATTCCATCGCCGTCCTGCGCGACATCCCCGGCCTGATCCTCGCCTGCCCCTCCACCGGCGCCGACGCCGCGCGTATGCTCCGCGAATGCGTCCGTCTCGCGCGCGAGGAACAGCGCCTCGTCGTCTTCCTCGAACCCATCGCCCTCTACCCCATGCGCGACCTCGCGGAACCCGGCGACAACGCCTGGCTCACCCCCTATCCCGACCCGTCCGAGACCATTCCCCTCGGCCAGGTCGGCCAGCATGGCGACGGCACCGATCTGGCCATCGTCACCTTCGGCAACGGCCACCACCTCTCGCGCCAGGCGCAGGCCCAGCTCGACACCGACGGGATCAAGACCCGCGTCATCGACCTGCGCTGGCTCTCGCCGCTTCCCGGCCCGGCCCTGCTGGACGCTGTGGCGGGCTGCAAGCGCATCCTGATCGTGGACGAGACCCGCCACTCCGGCGGCGTGGCCGAGGCGCTGATGGCGCTCTTCACCGAGCACACCGACATCCCCCACAGCCGCCTCACCGCCACCGACAGCTTCATCGCCACCGGCCCGGCCTACGCCGCCACGATGCCAAGCGCCGACACGATCCTCGCCACCGCGCGCAGCCTCTGCCGCGATTAG
- the bhcR gene encoding HTH-type transcriptional regulator BhcR yields the protein MATPNPSSRRARGRPRGWDDKTDQNTIKSLDRAMEVLDYVSQHQGKALSELATEMDQSPATLYRVLVTLETRGLVEFDPEEQAWHIGPQAFIIGARFLRRTTLVERARPVLRRLMEVTGETANLGIETSGQVLFVSQVETHASIRAFFPPGTLSQMHASGIGKALMAEMDDARLTRLLTNQPLTAYTEHSITDANDLRTELALTRSRGYAIDGEEKNIGMRCIAAPVFDFNNEPVAGISVSGPTSRVGTGDIDRLSAAVMQAATDLTTAIGGVARHDPGT from the coding sequence ATGGCCACCCCGAATCCCTCCTCCCGACGCGCCCGTGGCCGCCCCCGCGGCTGGGACGACAAGACCGACCAGAACACCATCAAATCCCTCGACCGCGCTATGGAGGTGCTCGATTACGTCAGCCAACACCAGGGCAAGGCGCTCTCGGAACTCGCCACCGAGATGGACCAGTCGCCGGCCACCCTCTACCGTGTGCTCGTCACGCTGGAGACGCGCGGGCTGGTGGAATTCGACCCCGAGGAACAGGCCTGGCATATCGGCCCGCAGGCCTTCATCATCGGTGCCCGCTTCCTGCGCCGCACCACGCTGGTCGAACGCGCCCGCCCCGTGCTGCGCCGCCTGATGGAAGTGACCGGCGAAACCGCCAACCTCGGTATCGAGACATCCGGCCAGGTCCTTTTCGTCAGCCAGGTCGAGACCCATGCCAGCATCCGCGCTTTCTTCCCCCCCGGCACGCTCTCGCAGATGCACGCCTCGGGCATCGGCAAGGCGCTGATGGCCGAAATGGACGATGCCCGTCTGACCCGCCTGCTGACCAATCAGCCCCTCACCGCCTATACCGAACATTCCATCACCGACGCGAACGACCTGCGCACCGAACTCGCCCTCACCCGGTCACGCGGCTATGCCATCGACGGCGAGGAAAAAAACATCGGGATGCGCTGCATCGCCGCCCCGGTCTTCGACTTCAACAACGAGCCCGTCGCCGGCATCTCCGTCTCCGGCCCCACCAGCCGCGTCGGCACCGGCGACATCGACCGGCTCAGCGCCGCCGTGATGCAGGCCGCGACCGACCTCACCACGGCCATCGGCGGCGTCGCCCGCCACGATCCCGGCACCTGA